The following coding sequences are from one Aethina tumida isolate Nest 87 chromosome 2, icAetTumi1.1, whole genome shotgun sequence window:
- the LOC109598790 gene encoding ATP synthase subunit d, mitochondrial: protein MAARRIAQSSVNWASLAERVPEHQRAQFLAFKSKSDSYLRRVLANPETPPAIDWDAYKSKVPIAGMVDEFKKQYSALNIPYPTENVSSQIDSLEKEVKVDIEKFKSESNKRIEEYKKQLAHLASLIPYDQMTMEDYRDAFPEDAIDPINKPTYWPHEPEDVPGHVDPKDQAPAH, encoded by the exons ATGGCCGCAAGAAGAATCGCCCAGAGTTCCGTGAACTGGGCCTCGTTGGCCGAAAGGGTGCCCGAACACCAGCGCGCCCAGTTCCTGGCCTTCAAGTCGAAATCCGACTCGTACTTGAGACG TGTTTTGGCCAATCCGGAGACCCCACCAGCTATTGACTGGGATGCCTACAAGTCCAAGGTGCCCATTGCTGGTATGGTCGATGAGTTCAAGAAGCAATACAGCGCCCTGAACATCCCCTATCCGACCGAGAATGTCAGCAGTCAGATTGATTCTCTGGAGAAGGAAGTCAAAGTTGACATCGAAAAGTTCAAGTCTGAATCTAACAAACGCATTGAAGA ATACAAAAAGCAGTTGGCTCATTTGGCCAGCTTGATCCCATATGACCAGATGACCATGGAAGACTACCGCGATGCTTTCCCAGAAGACGCAATTGATCCCATCAACAAGCCAACTTACTGGCCTCACGAACCCGAGGATGTTCCCGGACATGTCGATCCCAAGGATCAAGCTCCAGCCCACTAA